One Plasmodium coatneyi strain Hackeri chromosome 14, complete sequence genomic window carries:
- a CDS encoding SICA antigen yields MIIDIHLEVLDESQKGDTKLIQENFFEILVQEFMRSEFIKEENVPKNRFQGRKTLFLRKRFQRNWFKVQISDLGRKSFFLRKVFLRKVFLRTGSKFRFRVSGKEGFFPKEQVPSLDSGFREGRLCSYRRCS; encoded by the exons atgattattgatatccatTTAGAAGTCCTAGACGAAagtcaaaagggggacaccAAACTGATCCAGGAaaacttttttgaaattttggttcaagaatttatgagaagcgaattcataaaagaagaaaatgttcctaagaacaggttccaa ggaaggaagactttgttcctaaggaagaggttccaaaGGAACTGgttcaaagttcagatttcggatttagggaggaagtctttcttcttaaggaaggtgttcctaaggaaggtctTCCTaagaacaggttccaagttcagattccgggtttcagggaaggaaggcttttttcctaaggaacaggttccaagcttagattcggggtttagggaaggaagactttgttcctacagaagatgttcctaa